A region of the Psychrilyobacter piezotolerans genome:
GGAATGGCAGCTACATTAGGATTCGGAGCAATTATATTCACCATGAGAGCTGTATTCTTTGCACCTATCAATGAAATCCAAGTACCTAAACATATAAGTGGAGCTGCAATGTCTATAGCCTGCATCTTCGGATACTCACCATCGATGTTTGCATATTCCCTATATGGAAGTATGTTGGATGCTCATCCGGGTATAGCAGGTTACAGAATGGTATTCACTACCATGATCGGATTTGCTGTTTTAGGAATAATAATAACAACTATACTTATCGGAATGATTAAAAAACAAAACAAAGCCGGTTAAAAGAAAAAGTAAAATTTGCCTGCCTATGGCGGGCAAATTCTTATTTTAAAAGACCTGTAAGAAGTGCACAAATATAATATTAACATAAATTTAGGAGGAACAAATGAGATTAGGATTAGAAACAGAAAGCTGTCACCTTTCATTCCAGCACGGAAGGATGGATATATTTAAATTTATAGAATTTACACATGAATTAGGGTTGGATGGTGTTCAAATAAATATCGTTCCAGATTATAATTTAGACCCCAACTGGGGAACATTGGGAAGTGTTGATCCAGAACATTTAAAGAAAGTTAAGGCACTTATCAACAAATACAATATGTATGTGGAGATCGACACAAAAAACTTAGAATACGATCACTTAAAAGAAGTGATAGAAGTATCACATCTATTGGGTGCTGATATCATCAGAACCTATATTCCCATCGTATCTAACGTAAGAAATGAGGTAGAAAGCGGATCTGAAGGAGCATATGATCCTGCAAAAATCAGACAGGATTTTGATACTAAATGCTTTGATGAAGGGGTAGAAAAGGTAAAAAAATTGATTCCATTATTGGAAAAATATAGAATTAAAATCGCACTGGAAAACCATGAATATGAAACATCGGAAGAATTGGTGGATGTAGTGAAAAAAGTCAACTCTCAATGGGTAGGGTTACACTATGACTTCGGGAATTCTATGATGGTCTGGGAAGAACCTGTTCAGGCTGCCGAAAATATGGCTCCATATACATTAACAACACACTTCAAAGACCATATAATAATTGAAGATCCCAGTGATAAATATGGACATGTAGTTTGTGGTGTCCCTGCCGGTGAAGGAAATATTGACCTGGATGCAGTTTTTAAGATAATGGTAGAAAAATCAGATCTTAAAAGAATCAACTTAGAGATGTGTTATCCATATTGTGCACAGTTTAAAAGAAGTCCCGGTACGGGCGGAGTCTTTAAAGTAGGTGAAGGAGCTTTTAAGGTTGAAAAACAATTATTTGATTACGACTTTATTAAACCCCTTCAATATTACTATCCCCATGAAGTTTCAGAAGAACTATTGGAAGAGTTAATCGTAAAACAGATGGAAGGTGTTAGAACAGGGGTTAAATATCTAAAAAGTCTAAGAGATAAATACTGTAGAGACTAGAATCGCAAATCAATTTAAGAGATAAATAATACTGAAACTAGAGGGGGTCCCCCTCTAGTTTTTCACCTTAGGAGCAATTATGAAAAATAAAGTAGATTATCTTACAGTATATTTAGGCTGTTTTATTCAGGCCTTTGCCATTACCTGCATATTAAAGCCTAACAATCTCACTGTTGGCGGAATAACAGGACTCTCATTGACTATAGGTAAGTTAATATCTATAAACTACACCTATATATATTATTTTATCTGTCTTATAATACTTTCTTCCGCCAAGATTTTCTTAGGAAACAAAGAAGCCGGGAAGATAATTCTTCTTTCTACAACCTATCCTTTAATTTTAATGCTCATGAATAATTTCAGTTTTAATTTTTTGAGTGATACCCCAGATAAATTATTAATCTGCATATATTATGGAGTTTTTATGGGAGTAGGAACAGGTCTTGTCTTAAAAAAAGGGTTTTCCCAAGGCAGTTCAGATACCTTAGCTAAGGTAATTCAAAAAAAAATATTTCCATTTATAGGGATAAGTCAAGTAATGCTCTGTATAGACATATTTATCCTGCTTATATCCAGTTTTGTTTTCGGGAAAACTGCTGTATTATACGCTATCATCATTCAAACGGTATACAGTAAATCTATAAATGTGGTTTTATTTGGATTTGGATCATCACTGGTAAAAGTGGTTATTATAAGTGATAAAAAAGAGGAGATTGAAAAATTTCTGATAGATAAAATCCATAGAAGATACAGTATCGGGTTCCTTAAAGGAAATCATAGTGAAGAAAAAAGAGAAAAAATCATTTCAATTTGTTCCTTGAGGGAAGCCATGCTGATAAAAGATTTTATAAGTAAAATAGATATAGATGCCTTTATAAATTTTGTTCCAATCATTTCAGCCTGGGGAAAGGATAATGGATTGGAAAAATTAGAATTAGATATTGAATAATAATTTGGAGGGTAGGAGCGGCTCTTGTCTTAAAAAAAAGGTTTTCTTAAGGGAGTTCCCATACCTTAGCTAAGGTAATTAAAAAAACTATTTCCATTTATAGGACCTTGCGTTGTATAATAAAATGCAAGAAAAAATCCTGCCCAATCTGTGTCCCGGCAAACATTAAAGAAAAGTTGGGAAAAGATAATGGCTGGAAAATCTAAAATTAGATTTTGAATAACAATTTGGAGGTTATATATGAAATTATCAAGTTACCTGAATCCTAAGTGTATCTATCTGAATTTAGAAGGAGATACCAAGGAAGATATCATCGGTCAAATGATAGATAATACGGCTAAATACGACAAAACATTTCACGAATCTGTGGATTTAATCAGAAAATCGGTTTTCGCAAGGGAAGCTGAGGTTTCTACTGCTATGGGGAGCGGGATTGCTATACCTCATGCCAGGGTGGATGGATATGACGATATCCTCATCTCTATAGGTATCATGAAGGAGCCCATAGAATGTGATATGGCAGATCTGAGAAATAAAGATCTGGTAAAAATATTCTTTATGATCACAGCCGAAACTTTAAAGAGTAAGGTTATCTTAAAGATCATGTCTTCTATCACTAAGATAGCCATGAAAGATAAGGTCCTGTTGGAAAAACTAAAAAATGCCAAGAGCCCG
Encoded here:
- a CDS encoding sugar phosphate isomerase/epimerase family protein, with the translated sequence MRLGLETESCHLSFQHGRMDIFKFIEFTHELGLDGVQINIVPDYNLDPNWGTLGSVDPEHLKKVKALINKYNMYVEIDTKNLEYDHLKEVIEVSHLLGADIIRTYIPIVSNVRNEVESGSEGAYDPAKIRQDFDTKCFDEGVEKVKKLIPLLEKYRIKIALENHEYETSEELVDVVKKVNSQWVGLHYDFGNSMMVWEEPVQAAENMAPYTLTTHFKDHIIIEDPSDKYGHVVCGVPAGEGNIDLDAVFKIMVEKSDLKRINLEMCYPYCAQFKRSPGTGGVFKVGEGAFKVEKQLFDYDFIKPLQYYYPHEVSEELLEELIVKQMEGVRTGVKYLKSLRDKYCRD
- a CDS encoding YitT family protein translates to MKNKVDYLTVYLGCFIQAFAITCILKPNNLTVGGITGLSLTIGKLISINYTYIYYFICLIILSSAKIFLGNKEAGKIILLSTTYPLILMLMNNFSFNFLSDTPDKLLICIYYGVFMGVGTGLVLKKGFSQGSSDTLAKVIQKKIFPFIGISQVMLCIDIFILLISSFVFGKTAVLYAIIIQTVYSKSINVVLFGFGSSLVKVVIISDKKEEIEKFLIDKIHRRYSIGFLKGNHSEEKREKIISICSLREAMLIKDFISKIDIDAFINFVPIISAWGKDNGLEKLELDIE